The proteins below come from a single Triticum aestivum cultivar Chinese Spring chromosome 5D, IWGSC CS RefSeq v2.1, whole genome shotgun sequence genomic window:
- the LOC123125248 gene encoding wax ester synthase/diacylglycerol acyltransferase 11-like, giving the protein MGSSGSPAVAALRTTTQLLPIRTPRSAVAEWTKTDDSTAAAAEEPLSPTARLMEAIYIVVTIGLGSPVNVPVFSAGIATQLARYPRFRSIQVTDGRKNPRWERTVVNVGDHIIVPTLDPAAVEADPDRAVEDYVASLPALPMDCSRPLWESYHHFLDFPTSEAAATAVIRVHHSLGDGMSLITMLLASARSAADPTCLPAMPEQPERTGAIYEPRRRQQSSGSALAAFVTWIWPYLVLAWNTMVDVASFAATIVFLRDPPTLFRRADDHVMSNPRRRFVHRSLSLGDVKLIKNAMNCTVNDVLVGATSAALSRYYFRKSGSSKTNKLCLRSVLPVNTRPTTSLQTYVDMIEAGKSNDVAWGNQLGYILLTFHLAMHDDPLAYVRKGKKTTDRKKRSLEVIFTHKMNELFVKMFGMKAGSSIFQRMFANTTILFSNMVGPTEQIELCGHPIVFIAPSIYGGSQALVVHYQSYNSTIKVILAVDNEVIPDYTQLLDDFTESFGYIKDAASELSTPTINRE; this is encoded by the exons ATGGGCAGTTCTGGTAGCCCCGCGGTAGCCGCTCTACGAACAACAACCCAGCTACTCCCGATACGCACGCCAAGATCAGCAGTGGCCGAATGGACGAAGACGGACGATTCCAcggcggcggccgcggaggagCCCTTGAGCCCTACTGCAAGGCTCATGGAAGCCATATACATCGTCGTTACAATCGGCCTTGGCTCGCCGGTAAACGTACCCGTCTTCAGCGCCGGCATCGCCACCCAGCTTGCCCGTTACCCGCGCTTCCGCAGCATCCAA GTGACAGACGGGCGCAAGAACCCGCGGTGGGAGCGCACGGTGGTGAACGTGGGCGATCACATCATCGTCCCGACGCTGGACCCCGCCGCCGTGGAGGCTGACCCGGACCGGGCCGTGGAGGACTACGTGGCCTCGCTGCCCGCGCTCCCCATGGACTGCTCCCGCCCGCTCTGGGA GTCCTATCACCACTTCCTCGACTTCCCGACCTCCGAGGCGGCCGCCACCGCGGTCATCCGCGTGCACCACTCTCTCGGTGACGGGATGTCGTTGATCACGATGCTCCTGGCGTCCGCGCGTAGTGCCGCCGACCCGACATGCCTGCCGGCcatgccggagcagccggagcgcaCGGGCGCCATCTACGAGCCGCGGCGCCGGCAGCAGTCGTCCGGGAGCGCCCTGGCGGCGTTCGTCACATGGATTTGGCCGTATCTTGTGCTCGCATGGAACACCATGGTGGACGTTGCCTCCTTTGCTGCGACGATTGTGTTCCTCAGAGACCCGCCCACGCTCTTCAGACGTGCGGATGACCACGTCATGTCCAATCCCCGCAGGCGCTTTGTACACCGGAGCCTTAGCTTGGGCGATGTCAAATTGATCAAGAATGCCATGAACTGC ACTGTCAATGATGTACTTGTCGGGGCGACTTCTGCAGCTCTATCACGATATTACTTTCGCAAGTCTG GTTCCTCTAAGACAAACAAACTATGTTTGCGGTCTGTTCTCCCTGTCAATACAAGGCCAACCACTAGCCTACAA ACGTATGTTGATATGATAGAAGCTGGTAAGAGTAACGATGTGGCATGGGGAAATCAACTAGGCTACATCCTCCTTACATTTCATTTAGCGATGCACGATGATCCACTTGCATATGTTCGCAAGGGGAAGAAGACAACTGATAGGAAAAAGAGGTCACTTGAAGTTATCTTCACGCATAAGATGAATGAATTGTTTGTCAAAATGTTTGGCATGAAG GCGGGCTCTTCTATCTTCCAACGTATGTTCGCCAATACAACTATTTTATTCTCAAATATGGTTGGACCAACTGAACAAATAGAGTTATGTGGCCACCCAATTGTGTTCATTGCGCCTAGTATCTACGGAGGCTCACAA GCTTTGGTTGTGCACTACCAGAGTTACAATAGCACTATTAAGGTAATTTTGGCAGTCGACAATGAAGTCATTCCAGATTATACTCAACTTTTGGATGACTTCACTGAGTCCTTCGGGTACATTAAGGATGCAGCCTCAGAGCTTTCCACACCCACCATCAACAGAGAGTAA